GGTTTACGTGGGAGCAAGCAGAAATGCAGAATCGCAAAAGGGAGAAACAAAACCAGCCCCCACGTCACGTCACAGGCGGCCCGCACGGTCTACGCGGCAGCCCGTCCGGGCGCACCCGACGCCATTACCCTGATACGTGTCCACTGTCCTCACTCCCCATCCCCTCCTGAGATCATCGGCTCCATCCTCCTGATCTTCTTGCCCTCTCGTCCCtatcctttcctttcctcgccgcgccgctACCTGCTGCTGCGTGCCTCGGAACGCGCACCGcgcggtgcatgcatgcccgccgcgccgcatccctccaaaCCCTTCCCGTTCGAACCACCCCCCTTCCCCTCCCTATATATGCAGCCCCCGACACCACAAACACTCACTCAATCAATCACTCACTCACAGAAACACTCATCAGCACAGGCCAAGCAACCAGTAGCACTGTAGTAGTGATCTCTTCTAGCCAGTCTCGAACCGTCAGAATCGCAGATGGCTCGACTGAGCGGCTCTTCGGGCGCAcacgcgctgctgctgctgttggtaGTCCTGCTCGCGACCTGCGCGGCGCCGTCTGCGTCTGCCGCGCGCGCCGAACCGAGCGGCCAATATCTCtggggcgacggcggcggcagggagagGAAGGTGGGGGCGAGGACGGAGGTGAGGGACGTGGAGGGGAACCGGGAGGTGCAGGAGCTGGGGCGGTACTCCGTGGACGAGCACAACCGGCGCCGGGAGGACGACGGGCGGCTGGAGTTCGGCAGGGTCGTGTCCGCGCAGCGCCAGGTCGTGTCCGGGCTCAAGTACTACctccgcgtcgccgccgccgagctcccccagcagcagcaggaggagggaatcaacaacaacaacaaagccgTTGAAGGGGAGCGCGTGTtcgacgccgtcgtcgtcgtcaagCCCTGGCTCGACTCGCGCGCGCTGCTCAGGTTCGCGCCGGCGCACGCCGAGTGAACGGTGCTCCAAAATCCAAATGGGTATGGCGAATGAATAAAGAGTGTTACTCGGTAGTAGCAGTCTAGCAGAGATCGCCCGGGGGAGGCTGCAGTGCAGTCTGTTGCGGCGATCGATCGGCGTTTTTGAaggctttttctttttctggtaTAAGGAGGTCTCGATGAGACGATGAGTGTGTCAGAGTAAATGTACTGCTGCTGTTCTTCTTCAATGAACGAAAAATATACTGTCCTACTACTGTTCTGCTTCGTCTTGATGGGCGCGTAGCTTGGTCTGTCCTTGAGCAGATGAGCTCCAGTTTTCTTTGAATCGATCTTCGTGAGTTGATCTACGAGAATTGTTTCGAACGAGTGAACTGACGCAACACGTGAGCCAGCCTACATGGACCCAGAAAATTAAGCGTCGGCATCACGTTTCCTTTCATTTGCCATTCCACTTTCCACCTCGCTTTTCCTGCCGACACGTCTTTACTTGCACCGTTGCACGTAGTACTCCTACACGCCATGCATGGCCCGTGAGCTCGTCGTCGGTTGACTGAAGGGTTTGGATGCAACCGAAAAGATGAAACTTTTTCTACAGCCACTTATTTATAGCAGACGAAAAGGTACTAGCAGCCCTCACCGTAGCGCGGGAAGCTTTGCGCATGATTGTCGGCGGGAGGACACTCGTCGAGAACGTGCAGGCCGAAACAGGGATGGGATGTGCAACGTGCACCAGCTCGGGCTCTTCTGCGCGCGGCTTCGGCCAGCACTAGGCACTACCGCCCCAGCCGGCAGCCGGTCTCCGGAGTCCATCTGGCATGTGCATGTGATCCTTCAGGGTGTGTCACAGTCAATTTAAATGCCCTCCGTGCCGTATCCAAGTGCTGTAAGTTCTCAACGTGTCGATCAACTTGCTTCTGTTGTAAAATCTAAACTTTAACATGCGCCTTTACCTTTCGGTTTTACAAGTTCAGTAAAACTTACGAGCTTGACGTTTATTTAATTAGTTGTTTCAATCCATAGGCATAACTCAACCTCTACCTCTTAGTTTAGGGGCCTGTATTTATGTGAGGAAAGCTCACTAATGACCAAAGAATAAGGTTAGCGAAGATGGTCCCGTTAGTTCCGTAGATCATGACCCTAAAGAGCACAATTGCTCAAACTGTCATTGGCCTCGATAGTTATCTTTTTTAGGGAAGGCCTCGATAGTTAGAAACAGCATCTATGAAGATTCATTGATGTATTCTGCTGCCGCGGGTTTTTGGCATGAGGATTGATGGTTCAGTTATTCCAGCACTTACTAATTATATTAGGTTCCTTTGTGATACTCATGACGGGTAGAAGTGAACACCACCGTTCTTCGTCCTATCGGAAGCACTGCATCCCACTTTGCCACGGCGCCCTTCTGCCTGGCTGCATGTCCATATATCTTCGAAACGGCAAAGACACTCAAAATCCTACTAGTAGCGGAGACACTCAAAATCCGAAACTGGCAAAAACCAGTTTCGGACAACTGAGAATGAACAACCTGCAAACAAGTTAGAGCCTGCAGAAGAGGGAGAGTTTCAAGGGCAGAGGCAGAAGAGCCACGCGGCTACCATCCAATGCTGAACAAAACAAATTCCCACAGAAAGCTGATGCACGCTGACAAGCATCAGGACGTCCTCGGTGCTCCAGCTCGAGCAACGAGAAATCTGCATATCTAGTTCAAAAGTTAGTAGCCGAATAAGAGAA
The Brachypodium distachyon strain Bd21 chromosome 2, Brachypodium_distachyon_v3.0, whole genome shotgun sequence genome window above contains:
- the LOC100838370 gene encoding cysteine proteinase inhibitor 4, which encodes MARLSGSSGAHALLLLLVVLLATCAAPSASAARAEPSGQYLWGDGGGRERKVGARTEVRDVEGNREVQELGRYSVDEHNRRREDDGRLEFGRVVSAQRQVVSGLKYYLRVAAAELPQQQQEEGINNNNKAVEGERVFDAVVVVKPWLDSRALLRFAPAHAE